The following coding sequences lie in one Eschrichtius robustus isolate mEscRob2 chromosome 10, mEscRob2.pri, whole genome shotgun sequence genomic window:
- the NPR2 gene encoding atrial natriuretic peptide receptor 2 isoform X1: MALPSLLLLVAALAGGVRPPGARNLTLAVVLPERNLSYAWAWPRVGPAVALAVEALGRALPVDLRFVSSELDGACSEYLAPLRAVDLKLYHDPDLLLGPGCVYPAASVARFASHWRLPLLTAGAVASGFAAKNEHYRTLVRTGPSAPKLGEFVVTLHGHFNWTARAALLYLDARTDDRPHYFTIEGVFEALQGSNLSVQHQVYAREPGGPEQATHFIRANGRIVYICGPLEMLHEILLQAQRENLTNGDYVFFYLDVFGESLRAGPTRSTGRPWQDNRTWEQAQALREAFQMVLVITYREPPNPEYQEFQNRLLIRAREDFGVELAPSLMNLIAGCFYDGILLYAEVLNETIQEGGTREDGLRIVEKMQGRRYHGVTGLVVMDKNNDRETDFVLWAMGDLDSGDFQPAAHYSGAEKQIWWTGRPIPWVKGAPPLDNPPCAFDLDDPSCDKTPLSTLAIVALGTGITFIMFGVSSFLIFRPYRKLMLEKELASMLWRIRWEELQFGNSERYHKGAGSRLTLSLRGSSYGSLMTAHGKYQIFANTGHFKGNVVAIKHVNKKRIELTRQVLFELKHMRDVQFNHLTRFIGACIDPPNICIVTEYCPRGSLQDILENDSINLDWMFRYSLINDLVKGMAFLHNSIIASHGSLKSSNCVVDSRFVLKITDYGLASFRSTAEPDDNHALYAKKLWTAPELLSGNPLPTTGMQKADVYSFGIILQEIALRSGPFYLEGLDLSPKEIVQKVRNGQRPYFRPSIDRTQLNEELVLLMERCWAQDAAERPDFGQIKGFIRRFNKEGGTSILDNLLLRMEQYANNLEKLVEDRTQAYLEEKRKAEALLYQILPHSVAEQLKRGETVQAEAFDSVTIYFSDIVGFTALSAESTPMQVVTLLNDLYTCFDAIIDNFDVYKVETIGDAYMVVSGLPGRNGQRHAPEIARMALALLDAVSSFRIRHRPHDQLRLRIGVHTGPVCAGVVGLKMPRYCLFGDTVNTASRMESNGQALKIHVSSTTKDALDELGCFQLELRGDVEMKVMAGHGEGVMEREDEHNYGVCGGKGGRYEE, from the exons ATGGCACTGCCATCACTCCTGCTGTTGGTGGCGGCCCTGGCAGGTGGGGTGCGTCCTCCAGGGGCGCGGAACCTGACGCTGGCGGTGGTGCTGCCAGAACGCAACCTGAGCTATGCCTGGGCCTGGCCACGGGTGGGTCCCGCTGTGGCACTCGCTGTGGAGGCGCTGGGCCGGGCGCTGCCCGTGGACCTACGGTTCGTCAGCTCTGAACTAGATGGTGCCTGCTCTGAGTACCTGGCCCCGCTGCGCGCTGTGGACCTCAAGCTGTACCACGATCCCGACCTTCTGTTGGGCCCCGGTTGCGTGTACCCCGCTGCCTCTGTGGCCCGCTTTGCCTCACATTGGCGCCTTCCCCTGCTGACTGCGGGTGCTGTGGCCTCTGGTTTTGCGGCTAAGAATGAGCATTATCGTACCCTGGTGCGCACTGGTCCCTCTGCTCCCAAGCTGGGTGAGTTTGTAGTGACGCTACATGGGCACTTCAATTGGACTGCCCGTGCTGCCTTGCTGTATCTGGATGCTCGCACAGATGACCGGCCTCACTACTTCACCATCGAGGGCGTCTTTGAGGCCCTGCAGGGCAGCAACCTCAGTGTGCAGCACCAGGTGTATGCCCGTGAGCCGGGGGGCCCTGAGCAGGCCACCCACTTCATCCGGGCCAACGGGCGCA TTGTGTATATCTGCGGCCCTCTGGAGATGCTGCATGAAATCCTGCTTCAGGCCCAGAGGGAGAACCTGACCAACGGAGATTATGTCTTCTTTTACCTGGATGTCTTTGGGGAGAGTCTCCGTGCAGGCCCCACGCGCTCCACAGGCCGGCCCTGGCAGGACAATCGCACCTGGGAACAGGCCCAGGCCCTCAGAGAAGCTTTTCAG ATGGTATTGGTCATCACATACCGAGAACCCCCGAATCCTGAGTATCAGGAATTCCAGAATCGTCTTCTGATAAGAGCTCGGGAAGATTTTGGTGTGGAGCTGGCCCCTTCCCTC ATGAACCTCATTGCTGGCTGCTTCTACGATGGGATCCTGCTATATGCTGAAGTCCTGAATGAGACAATACAGGAAGGAGGCACCCGGGAAGATGGACTTCGAATTgtcgagaagatgcaaggaagAAGATACCATG GTGTGACTGGACTGGTCGTTATGGACAAGAACAATGACCGGGAGACTGATTTTGTCCTGTGGGCCATGGGGGACCTGGATTCTGGGGACTTTCAG CCTGCAGCCCACTACTCGGGAGCCGAAAAGCAGATTTGGTGGACAGGACGGCCCATCCCCTGGGTGAAGGGGGCCCCCCCCTTGGACAATCCCCCCTGTGCCTTTGACTTGGACGACCCATCCTGTGATAAAA CCCCACTTTCCACTCTGGCAATTGTGGCGCTGGGCACAGGAATCACCTTCATCATGTTTGGCGTTTCCAGCTTCCTCATTTTCCG TCCTTACAGAAAACTGATGCTGGAGAAAGAGCTGGCTAGCATGTTGTGGCGCATTCGCTGGGAGGAGCTGCAATTTGGCAATTCAGAGCGATACCATAAAGGTGCAGGCAGTCGCCTCACACTGTCGCTG CGGGGATCCAGTTACGGCTCGCTCATGACAGCCCATGGGAAATACCAGATCTTTGCCAACACCGGTCACTTCAAG GGAAATGTTGTTGCCATCAAACACGTGAATAAGAAGCGCATTGAGCTGACCCGGCAGGTTCTGTTTGAACTCAAACAT atgagaGATGTTCAGTTCAACCATCTCACTCGCTTCATTGGCGCCTGCATAGACCCTCCCAACATTTGCATCGTCACCGAGTATTGTCCTCGTGGGAGTTTACAG GATATTCTGGAAAATGATAGCATCAACTTGGATTGGATGTTTCGTTATTCACTCATTAATGACCTTGTTAAG GGCATGGCCTTTCTCCATAACAGCATTATTGCATCCCATGGGAGTCTCAAGTCCTCCAACTGTGTGGTGGATAGTCGTTTTGTGCTCAAAATCACAGACTATGGCCTGGCCAGCTTCCGATCAACTGCTGAACCTGATGACAACCACGCCCTCTATGCCA AGAAGCTGTGGACTGCCCCAGAACTGCTCAGTGGGAACCCCTTGCCAACCACAGGCATGCAGAAGGCCGATGTCTATAGCTTTGGGATCATCTTACAGGAGATAGCACTTCGCAGTGGTCCTTTCTACTTGGAGGGCCTGGACCTCAGCCCCAAAG AGATTGTCCAGAAGGTCCGAAATGGTCAGCGGCCTTATTTCCGGCCGAGCATTGACCGGACCCAACTGAACGAAGAGCTGGTTTTGCTGATGGAGCGGTGTTGGGCCCAGGACGCAGCTGAGCGACCAGACTTTGGACAGATCAAGGGCTTCATTCGCCGCTTTAACAA GGAGGGTGGCACCAGCATACTGGACAACCTCCTATTGCGCATGGAGCAGTATGCCAACAACCTGGAGAAGCTGGTGGAGGACCGCACGCAGGCCTACCTGGAGGAGAAGCGCAAGGCTGAGGCTCTGCTCTACCAAATTCTACCCCA TTCAGTGGCAGAGCAGTTAAAACGGGGAGAGACCGTACAGGCCGAGGCCTTTGACAGCGTTACCATCTACTTCAGTGACATCGTTGGCTTCACAGCTTTGTCAGCAGAGAGCACCCCCATGCAG GTGGTGACACTTCTTAATGATCTGTATACCTGCTTTGATGCCATAATTGACAACTTTGACGTCTACAAG GTAGAGACGATTGGAGATGCCTACATGGTGGTATCTGGTCTCCCAGGCAGAAACGGTCAGCGCCATGCCCCGGAAATTGCTCGTATGGCCCTGGCATTACTGGATGCAGTTTCTTCCTTCCGCATCCGCCACCGACCCCATGACCAGCTGAGGCTACGAATAGGGGTCCACACGG GGCCCGTCTGTGCTGGGGTCGTTGGCCTGAAGATGCCCCGCTACTGTCTTTTTGGAGACACAGTGAACACTGCTTCCCGAATGGAGTCTAATGGTCAAG CCCTTAAGATCCATGTCTCCTCTACCACCAAGGATGCCCTGGATGAGCTAGGATGCTTCCAGCTAGAGCTTCGAGGGGATGTGGAGATGAAGGTGATGGCAGGCCACGGGGAGGGAGTCATGGAAAGGGAGGATGAACACAATTACGGGGtttgtggggggaagggagggagatatGAGGAATAA
- the NPR2 gene encoding atrial natriuretic peptide receptor 2 isoform X5 — MLHEILLQAQRENLTNGDYVFFYLDVFGESLRAGPTRSTGRPWQDNRTWEQAQALREAFQMVLVITYREPPNPEYQEFQNRLLIRAREDFGVELAPSLMNLIAGCFYDGILLYAEVLNETIQEGGTREDGLRIVEKMQGRRYHGVTGLVVMDKNNDRETDFVLWAMGDLDSGDFQPAAHYSGAEKQIWWTGRPIPWVKGAPPLDNPPCAFDLDDPSCDKTPLSTLAIVALGTGITFIMFGVSSFLIFRPYRKLMLEKELASMLWRIRWEELQFGNSERYHKGAGSRLTLSLRGSSYGSLMTAHGKYQIFANTGHFKGNVVAIKHVNKKRIELTRQVLFELKHMRDVQFNHLTRFIGACIDPPNICIVTEYCPRGSLQDILENDSINLDWMFRYSLINDLVKGMAFLHNSIIASHGSLKSSNCVVDSRFVLKITDYGLASFRSTAEPDDNHALYAKKLWTAPELLSGNPLPTTGMQKADVYSFGIILQEIALRSGPFYLEGLDLSPKEIVQKVRNGQRPYFRPSIDRTQLNEELVLLMERCWAQDAAERPDFGQIKGFIRRFNKEGGTSILDNLLLRMEQYANNLEKLVEDRTQAYLEEKRKAEALLYQILPHSVAEQLKRGETVQAEAFDSVTIYFSDIVGFTALSAESTPMQVVTLLNDLYTCFDAIIDNFDVYKVETIGDAYMVVSGLPGRNGQRHAPEIARMALALLDAVSSFRIRHRPHDQLRLRIGVHTGPVCAGVVGLKMPRYCLFGDTVNTASRMESNGQALKIHVSSTTKDALDELGCFQLELRGDVEMKGKGKMRTYWLLGEQKGPAGLL; from the exons ATGCTGCATGAAATCCTGCTTCAGGCCCAGAGGGAGAACCTGACCAACGGAGATTATGTCTTCTTTTACCTGGATGTCTTTGGGGAGAGTCTCCGTGCAGGCCCCACGCGCTCCACAGGCCGGCCCTGGCAGGACAATCGCACCTGGGAACAGGCCCAGGCCCTCAGAGAAGCTTTTCAG ATGGTATTGGTCATCACATACCGAGAACCCCCGAATCCTGAGTATCAGGAATTCCAGAATCGTCTTCTGATAAGAGCTCGGGAAGATTTTGGTGTGGAGCTGGCCCCTTCCCTC ATGAACCTCATTGCTGGCTGCTTCTACGATGGGATCCTGCTATATGCTGAAGTCCTGAATGAGACAATACAGGAAGGAGGCACCCGGGAAGATGGACTTCGAATTgtcgagaagatgcaaggaagAAGATACCATG GTGTGACTGGACTGGTCGTTATGGACAAGAACAATGACCGGGAGACTGATTTTGTCCTGTGGGCCATGGGGGACCTGGATTCTGGGGACTTTCAG CCTGCAGCCCACTACTCGGGAGCCGAAAAGCAGATTTGGTGGACAGGACGGCCCATCCCCTGGGTGAAGGGGGCCCCCCCCTTGGACAATCCCCCCTGTGCCTTTGACTTGGACGACCCATCCTGTGATAAAA CCCCACTTTCCACTCTGGCAATTGTGGCGCTGGGCACAGGAATCACCTTCATCATGTTTGGCGTTTCCAGCTTCCTCATTTTCCG TCCTTACAGAAAACTGATGCTGGAGAAAGAGCTGGCTAGCATGTTGTGGCGCATTCGCTGGGAGGAGCTGCAATTTGGCAATTCAGAGCGATACCATAAAGGTGCAGGCAGTCGCCTCACACTGTCGCTG CGGGGATCCAGTTACGGCTCGCTCATGACAGCCCATGGGAAATACCAGATCTTTGCCAACACCGGTCACTTCAAG GGAAATGTTGTTGCCATCAAACACGTGAATAAGAAGCGCATTGAGCTGACCCGGCAGGTTCTGTTTGAACTCAAACAT atgagaGATGTTCAGTTCAACCATCTCACTCGCTTCATTGGCGCCTGCATAGACCCTCCCAACATTTGCATCGTCACCGAGTATTGTCCTCGTGGGAGTTTACAG GATATTCTGGAAAATGATAGCATCAACTTGGATTGGATGTTTCGTTATTCACTCATTAATGACCTTGTTAAG GGCATGGCCTTTCTCCATAACAGCATTATTGCATCCCATGGGAGTCTCAAGTCCTCCAACTGTGTGGTGGATAGTCGTTTTGTGCTCAAAATCACAGACTATGGCCTGGCCAGCTTCCGATCAACTGCTGAACCTGATGACAACCACGCCCTCTATGCCA AGAAGCTGTGGACTGCCCCAGAACTGCTCAGTGGGAACCCCTTGCCAACCACAGGCATGCAGAAGGCCGATGTCTATAGCTTTGGGATCATCTTACAGGAGATAGCACTTCGCAGTGGTCCTTTCTACTTGGAGGGCCTGGACCTCAGCCCCAAAG AGATTGTCCAGAAGGTCCGAAATGGTCAGCGGCCTTATTTCCGGCCGAGCATTGACCGGACCCAACTGAACGAAGAGCTGGTTTTGCTGATGGAGCGGTGTTGGGCCCAGGACGCAGCTGAGCGACCAGACTTTGGACAGATCAAGGGCTTCATTCGCCGCTTTAACAA GGAGGGTGGCACCAGCATACTGGACAACCTCCTATTGCGCATGGAGCAGTATGCCAACAACCTGGAGAAGCTGGTGGAGGACCGCACGCAGGCCTACCTGGAGGAGAAGCGCAAGGCTGAGGCTCTGCTCTACCAAATTCTACCCCA TTCAGTGGCAGAGCAGTTAAAACGGGGAGAGACCGTACAGGCCGAGGCCTTTGACAGCGTTACCATCTACTTCAGTGACATCGTTGGCTTCACAGCTTTGTCAGCAGAGAGCACCCCCATGCAG GTGGTGACACTTCTTAATGATCTGTATACCTGCTTTGATGCCATAATTGACAACTTTGACGTCTACAAG GTAGAGACGATTGGAGATGCCTACATGGTGGTATCTGGTCTCCCAGGCAGAAACGGTCAGCGCCATGCCCCGGAAATTGCTCGTATGGCCCTGGCATTACTGGATGCAGTTTCTTCCTTCCGCATCCGCCACCGACCCCATGACCAGCTGAGGCTACGAATAGGGGTCCACACGG GGCCCGTCTGTGCTGGGGTCGTTGGCCTGAAGATGCCCCGCTACTGTCTTTTTGGAGACACAGTGAACACTGCTTCCCGAATGGAGTCTAATGGTCAAG CCCTTAAGATCCATGTCTCCTCTACCACCAAGGATGCCCTGGATGAGCTAGGATGCTTCCAGCTAGAGCTTCGAGGGGATGTGGAGATGAAG GGAAAAGGAAAGATGCGAACTTACTGGCTCCTAGGAGAGCAGAAAGGACCTGCTGGGCTCCTGTAA